One Nicotiana tomentosiformis chromosome 1, ASM39032v3, whole genome shotgun sequence genomic window, TTTCTTCATCTTAAATATTCATTTTTCTGGATGTTCGTATTTTATTTGGATGGATGTAATCATTTTCTTTTTATCCATataatgttattttattaattataatttttttaaatagcGATGCATCAAAGACATAATATAATACTAATCAGCTACATGTAGATGGAAGGGGTGTATCGCATATTCGTTTatgcataaaataaattttaaattggaTTGAATAAATTCAAAATGGatcgaaccgaaccgaaccgaaatAATCTAAAACGGATCGAATCGACTGAATGTACACCCTAATTCAATCTTCTTCACTAGTGGTCGTTTTACATTAAAATAGTGGCACCCGTAGCcatcaaatcctggatccgcctctggtagtagtactgctactactactgctCCGCCATGTATAATTGTTGTAATTCTTCTTCTTCGGGTTATGATAATCGGAAAACCGCTTTGCAtcttgctgctgctgctgctttGGCCGTAATGGTGCCACTAATTCTCTGCTATGTAGAAATTGACATGTAAACCTATTACAATTGCCAGCCATCCAATGTTTACATACTACTACTTTTTTAGTAGTATGTTGTTTACTGTAATCTTTTGAAGGACGACGACGACCCATCAGCCCCCGTTGTAACACGTCAGTATCCATTACTGACCTTTACAATACTCTGTTTTATGTGTGAGTGATTTCTCCGAGATTAGAGAGAGAGAGCGAAAGTGATCAATAgggtttgagaagctcaattaaAGAATGAACATATGATTTTTTGGTTTAATTAGGGCCTATTTAACGTTGGAATAACCTAGTCCTAGTCCTATAAGGAATAAACGAAACTTAGGTAGAAACTTAAGACGTACGCGTTCTTTAGTCAGCCAAAACGAAACTTATGTAGTTACTTGATGAGCACTGAAACTTAAGACGCGTTCTTTAGTTCCACTAATAGTATTGCGTTTAGATGACTTACAACAAAATATAAATGTCAATATATAGTAATCTTGGTAACATAAATATATAGCATTTCATAAATAATACTCCTATGTTGTAGTCTATTAAAGTAGATGATAGCGTAATAATTTACATTATAAGTAAATAAGGAGGCACACTTCGGCAAAATTAAAGCTCCATACTTTCAGAATATTCATATAGTTACAGGAGTACAGTGGCATCCATATTAAAACATAGCCAATGTTTGAATCACAATAAAATCATATTGGAATTATAATATGAGGATTATATTGTAGACATCAACGGATCAGCATAAATTCTAAATTCAAAATACTACAAGATGACTTTTAAAATTctaggagtctattagggttgTTTGTAGGCTACCCTACCAAAATCCTAACTTGAAGGCTACTCTAGCCTAACCCTAGGTCACTCCTATAAAAGGGGTTACATATTCCCCTAAAGAATATCTCGAAAATTGAGGTTATCTCAGCAATTCCATAAACTCTCGAAATAtgcacaaagagatcaaatatatgacaacaacaacaaacccagtgcaattccacatgtggggtctatagagagtagtgtgtacgcaaaccttactccTACCTTATGAAGgaagagaggttgtttccaatagaccatcggctcaagaaTAGTGGCAAAGACACAATAAACCAATATTAACAATTGCaatgaaataagataaaagaaacaAATAGCACATTATGTAATAGCAGAGAACTAGGGATACGAAGCTATAAGAGAAGTGCGAAAACTATTGGCAATAATGCCACATCGTTTAATCAGCAAGGAACTCGGAATAGGAGAATACAAGACTAGTACTAGTACAACTAATACGACTAGAAGAGACTCTCGACTACTTGTCAACCCACaatcctaatcctcgacctccacacctcccTATCGAGGGTTATGTCTTTGGTAAGCTGAAGTAgagccatgtcctgcctaattacctctccccaatacttacTAGATCTCCCTCTACCtctatttcatccaccccactccAACACAATGCGCAACATCCTCGTTCCCCTGAATAACAGGCCCAAGATATTTGAAACtatctctcttggggatgacttgtgtatcaagctTCACCTCCGCTTCTGTTTCCTGCATCCCCACACGGAACTTGCACTCCGAGTATTCAGTTtttgtcctactcaacttgaaacctttagactctagggTCTGCCTCCACAGCTCCAGCCGATTATTAACCCCGCAACGTGTCTCTCGATTAGCAATTTGTCATCtgtaaataacatacaccatggcatcCCCCCTCCCTAAATGTGGCGCGTCAGCACGTCCATCGCCAGggcaaataaaaatgggctaagagcTGAACCCCGATGTAACCCCATCATCACAGGAAAATAGTCTGAGTCTCTTCTCAtagtcctcacccgagtcttcgctccatcatacatatccttaatcatcCTAATGTACGCTACCGGAACCCCACTAACCTCCAGacatctccataaaatctcccttGGGACTTTATTGTAAGCTTTTTCTaaatcgatgaacaccatatgcaaatcaCTCTTACTCTCCCGATATTGCTCCACCAACCTCCTCACAAGATGAATGGCTTCTGTGgtcgaacgccccggcataaaACCGAACTGATTCTCTGAGATAGACACACTCATCCTCACCTTCCTCTCCACCGCCCTCTCTCACACTTTCATAGTGTGATTCAGTAGCTTGATACCCCTGTAGTTGTTACAATTTTGGATATCATCCTTGTTTTTGTACAACGGGAATATCAAACTCCACCTCCATTCCTCAGGCAGTTTCTTAgtcctaaaaatgacattaaacagtccagtaagccactccaagcctaCCCATCCCACGGCCTTCCAAAATTGTACTGGTATCTCGTCTGGCCCAGTCGCCCTGCCTCTACTAATCTTCTGCATTACTTCCTTAACCTTAATATGCCTACAAAACCTAAAATCATGTCTGTTCTCTGAGTTCTCCAACTCGCCAAGCACAATGTTCCAGTCCCTATCCTCATTCAAGAGTTTGTGGAAGTATGACTGCCACATGTGCCTAATGCACGCCTCTTCCACCAATACCTTGTCATCCTCATCTTTGATGTACCTCACTTGGTCTAGGTCCCAAGCTTTCCTTTCTCGAACCTTAGCTAACCTAAACAATCTTTTGTCACTGCCTCTTCCCCCAATTTCCACATACAGGCGTTCAAATGTTGTGGCCTTAGTCGTCGTGACCGCTAGCTTCGCCTCTTTTTTAgccttcttataacactccctaAGCGTCCtcctctcctcctcctcctcggCATTCTCTACTAGCTTTATATACGCCACTTTCTTGGCTTCTACTTTACCTTggacctctccattccaccaccagtcaccTTTGTGACCCCCTGGAGAAACCCTTTGTGACCCCTAACACCGCTATAGCACCTTCCCTAATGCAGTTCGCTGTCGAAgtctgttgatacccaattttattctcatattttataaagtattccatATACTTTTACATTATTTCTCAATTTATAGGGGTCAAATaagtattttctattattttccataattcttttaagctttaaaattgattttcttgcattttaaattattaattacccctttaaattattttgtgaggccttaatcatccaaatttattatttgcatccacatatatgtttcataatattttactttattttatataatcatatttgtatttttaagctattttacataattttgcagtaatagcctatatgatgtgaataattatattttattaaattatttgtgcccacatagcatttttatatttttataatgttaaactaTTATTTTAAAGCATCTTactatataaataatatttttactatttg contains:
- the LOC104095980 gene encoding uncharacterized protein, translated to MVNKQHVNFRLTGQRHRYAEQDLKRKRMELQRSLYQLQINEQGSQRVSPGGHKGDWWWNGEVQGKVEAKKVAYIKLVENAEEEEERRTLRECYKKAKKEAKLAVTTTKATTFERLYVEIGGRGSDKRLFRLAKVRERKAWDLDQVRYIKDEDDKVLVEEACIRHMWQSYFHKLLNEDRDWNIVLGELENSENRHDFRFCRHIKVKEVMQKISRGRATGPDEIPVQFWKAVGWVGLEWLTGLFNVIFRTKKLPEEWRWSLIFPLYKNKDDIQNCNNYRGIKLLNHTMKV